A window of the Theileria parva strain Muguga chromosome 2, complete sequence, whole genome shotgun sequence genome harbors these coding sequences:
- the gsp-2 gene encoding Serine/threonine-protein phosphatase PP1-beta: MELNLDSIIERLLEVRGNRPIKSVQLSEEEIKGLCHKSREIFLSQSILLELEAPIKICGDIHGQYYDLLRLFEYGGFPPAANYLFLGDYVDRGKQSLETICLLLAYKIKYPENFFLLRGNHECASINRIYGFYDECKRRYSIKLWKAFTDCFNCLPVAAIIDDKIFCMHGGLSPELTTMDQIRQISRPTDVPDTGLLCDLLWSDPDSNTTGWGENDRGVSFTFGSDIVVNFLAKHELDLICRAHQVVEDGYEFFSKRRLVTLFSAPNYCGEFDNAGAMMSVDKTLMCSFQILKPVDRKRLK, encoded by the exons ATGGAACTTAACTTGGACAGTATCATCGAACGACTGCTGGAGGTCAGGGGGAACCGTCCAATCAAGTCAGTACAGCTAAGCGAGGAGGAAATTAAGGGACTTTGCCATAAAAGCCGAGAAATCTTCTTATCGCAATCCATATTGCTGGAATTAGAAGCGccaattaaaatttgcGGTGATATACACGGACAGTATTACGACCTCCTCAGACTGTTTGAGTACGGAGGCTTCCCGCCGGCGGCAAATTACCTGTTTCTGGGAGATTATGTGGATCGAGGCAAGCAAAGCCTTGAAACCATATGCCTTCTTCTCGCttataaaatcaaatacCCTGAAAATTTCTTTTTATTACGTGGTAATCACGAATGTGCGTCAATAAATCGAATTTACGGATTCTACGATGAAT GTAAACGCAGATATAGCATTAAACTATGGAAAGCATTCACGGACTGCTTTAATTGCCTACCAGTCGCAGCCATAATTGATGACAAGATCTTCTGTATGCATGGCGGACTTTCTCCGGAATTGACAACCATGGATCAAATAAGACAGATCTCAAGACCTACTGATGTCCCGGACACCGGTCTTCTCTGCGATCTTCTTTGGAGCGACCCTGACTCGAATACTACAGGGTGGGGAGAAAATGACCGCGGGGTCTCATTTACCTTCGGGTCAGACATAGTGGTCAACTTCCTTGCCAAACACGAACTGGACCTGATTTGTCGTGCGCATCAGGTGGTGGAAGACGGATACGAGTTTTTTTCAAAGAGAAGGCTCGTCACCCTGTTCAGTGCTCCCAATTACTGCGGAGAGTTTGACAACGCAGGCGCCATGATGAGCGTCGATAAGACACTGATGTGCTCATTTCAG ATCCTTAAACCTGTTGATCGAAAACGGTTAAAATGA
- a CDS encoding ABC1 family protein, whose product MEEIKQARSKDKQEQKYTSVQRSMDIFIRLTNLSMEWNMCCFVGTFVSNSEREKYWDNMHKKMAQSILDNIKTLKGCWVKLGQFLSTKSGFLPRYYLEALSQLQDVMPNSDFSEIIDTIEEDLGYMDDIYSSFDSIPIASASIAQVHKGRLADGSLVAVKVQHKSSEQNMLNDIEILKMIASLMNSAGIYPYIRDYFEEYASYAAKELDFVVETANIQYSHVDVYRSKVPVKVPKLYSDYCSRHVITMEFYDLYKFTDKEFVEKHNVNMMQMIYDLHDFAFFQTMSCGRFHSDPHPGNLQLTYDQKDKKVYPVFLDWGFTTHIDEVERLGICKLYISVYTFDFLGLTSALLESGFTLLNMYPFRYDLLFNSLISILLSSHRTTFGAKMSSNIVNDLKQAQARVHKLIQEFLTLYFEKAPNYVPLSFKVMAEYLSLSRTVDSFAPFLHLIYKNASFAMYSVYDSPLNYYYGALGFPLLQNKLNVLKHKLLKMGVHYTFYELLEKLSNDSLVRNKNFRIFSELILINSKNLLESRIADLLRHLYQDNDNLISFQIAVIHNGSIDVELSFGNIHKYEKRPISNESLFPLFSITSGLLSVAVLHLSSLGMIDLDDRVHNYWPEFKNKKEFITVRDVLNHKCGVIYIEYPFFDLFTSRENMLSCIENAEFLDHSESGADYMFIIYGFILSEIITRVTQVPTEQFVLMLASMVGIDNKNFLFPNMVDTDEDESDSESNEDNEHTASEEPNPAINFTDTLNVLFEQSVSVFWKNLPTFQLFNTGQKKSPEHSDSTSSDDGSIEDGEEDKGPQTKQFAYRNEEDDSKFRYSDSSDVEDKPNSNPRKAEDSKYIDLNINSPKSGSSYCDSSDSDSDDNRNRNVKFVSLDDNRLDSNLRTLNITIDEYRKNLSFESTVIDIPRDDKGEIDSTYYCYCYKYDKDFPDDEIKRCYVPTKYCPMDNRFVKLLRASSLDSLYPAYSKMMTPQQEEYPDTDYCSVIFTESPSDSDSEDISEQIELSFRKTFDRLSSIKCDYEDPNYRSINFTEIRKSESTQDDPNLNNELENASKNDQLSSNVIGKMGKMVRIRNKVCFTENPPVHPTAFTYPDFVRFNCPFINPVNTNYPKFYKNSVPFLNARSNSLSLCLFYYSILSGSLISTELLDQVMQHNNEDNSFLNRIFAGLFKPTFSLGFQKFTFLDTDNNVYQGFGHSDVSGSVVFGVPGLNLCISIFVSNCARQHVLFKVLQFILKHYGLRLMGYNILDSNLYKALSLL is encoded by the exons atgGAGGAAATTAAACAGGCTAGGAGTAAGGATAAACAAGAACAGAAATATACCTCTGTTCAGAGGTCCATGGATATCTTTATTAGGTTAACTAACCTTTCTATGGAGTGGAACATGTGTTGTTTTGTAGGAACATTCGTTTCCAATTCAGAACGGGAAAAGTACTGGGATAATATGCACAAGAAAATGGCTCAATCAATCCTAGATAACATTAAAACCCTTAAAGGATGCTGGGTTAAACTTGGCCAATTTTTGAGCACTAAGTCAGGCTTCCTACCGAGATATTACTTGGAAGCACTTTCACAATTACAAGATGTCATGCCTAATAGTGATTTTTCAGAGATTATAGATACAATAGAGGAGGATTTGGGGTATATGGACGACATTTACTCAAGTTTCGATTCAATTCCAATAGCAAGTGCATCGATAGCTCAAGTCCATAAAGGACGGTTAGCTGACGGATCTCTAGTGGCAGTTAAGGTCCAACACAAATCTAGTGAACAGAACATGTTAAATGATATAGAAATCCTCAAGATGATCGCCTCGTTAATGAATTCTGCTGGAATATACCCCTACATCAGAGACTATTTCGAAGAGTATGCATCATATGCCGCTAAGGAACTAGATTTTGTTGTTGAGACTGCAAATATACAGTACTCACATGTGGATGTGTATAGATCTAAAGTTCCAGTTAAGGTCCCCAAACTGTATTCAGATTACTGTTCACGTCATGTTATAACAATGGAGTTCTATGATTTGTACAAGTTCACAGATAAAGAGTTTGTCGAAAAACACAACGTCAACATGATGCAAATGATATATGATCTTCACGACTTTGCATTTTTCCAGACCATGTCCTGCGGAAGGTTCCATTCTGACCCACACCCAGGAAACCTACAACTCACATATGACCAAAAGGACAAGAAAGTGTACCCTGTGTTTCTCGACTGGGGATTTACAACACACATAGATGAGGTTGAGCGGCTGGGAATATGTAAACTTTACATATCAGTTTACACGTTTGATTTTCTCGGATTAACATCAGCCTTGCTTGAAAGCGGGTTTACCCTACTGAACATGTATCCATTTCGCTACGATTTACTCTTCAATTCCCTTATTTCTATCCTCCTGTCATCCCATAGAACGACTTTTGGAGCCAAGATGTCTTCCAATATTGTTAATGATCTTAAGCAGGCTCAGGCCAGGGTTCACAAGCTAATTCAAGAGTTTTTGACGCTATACTTCGAGAAGGCACCTAACTACGTCCCACTTTCATTCAAGGTGATGGCAGAATATCTTTCACTTTCAAGAACTGTAGACTCATTTGCTCCATTTCTACATCTCATATACAAGAATGCTTCATTTGCAATGTATTCTGTTTATGACTCTccactaaattattactatggAGCACTCGGTTTCCCACTGCTACAGAATAAACTTAACGTACTAAAACACAAACTTCTAAAGATGGGAGTCCACTATACATTTTATGAACTCCTGGAAAAGCTGTCGAACGACTCTCTTGTTAGGAATAAGAACTTTAGGATATTTTCAGAActcattttaattaatagcAAGAACCTGCTTGAATCAAGGATAGCAGATTTACTGAGGCATTTGTATCAAGATAACGACAATTTAATATCGTTTCAAATAGCAGTTATTCACAACGGCTCAATAGATGTCGAACTCTCATTTGGTAATATTCACAAGTATGAAAAGAGACCGATTTCAAACGAATCCCTATTCCCACTATTTTCAATCACCTCAGGGTTACTTTCTGTCGCAGTTTTACACTTATCATCACTCGGAATGATCGACTTGGATGATAGGGTTCACAACTACTGGCCTGaatttaagaataaaaaagAATTTATCACAGTTCGAGATGTTCTCAACCACAAGTGTGGAGTTATATACATTGAGTACCCGTTTTTTGATCTGTTTACCTCACGGGAGAACATGCTTTCTTGTATAGAAAATGCAGAGTTTTTAGACCACAGTGAATCAGGTGCTGATTACATGTTCATAATCTATGGGTTCATCTTATCTGAGATTATCACGAGGGTCACTCAAGTTCCAACTGAGCAGTTTGTTCTCATGTTGGCATCAATGGTCGGCATCGATAAcaaaaattttctttttcCAAACATGGTTGACACTGATGAGGACGAATCTGACAGTGAATCAAATGAAGATAACGAACATACTGCTTCCGAGGAACCAAACCCTGCTATCAATTTCACCGACACTCTGAACGTTCTTTTCGAACAGAGTGTTTCGGTGTTTTGGAAAAACTTACCAACATTCCAGTTGTTTAACACTGGCCAAAAGAAATCCCCTGAACATAGCGACTCAACTTCCAGTGATGATGGTAGCATTGAAGATGGGGAAGAAGATAAAGGCCCACAAACTAAACAATTTGCTTACCGCAACGAAGAAGATGACTCAAAGTTTAGATACTCAGACAGTTCTGACGTGGAAGATAAACCAAATTCAAACCCGAGAAAGGCTGAAGATTCTAAGTACATTGATCTTAACATCAATTCACCTAAATCTGGCTCGAGCTACTGCGATTCAAGCGATTCAGATTCTGATGACAACAGAAAcagaaatgttaaatttgtttcACTGGACGACAACCGACTTGACAGTAATTTGAGGACCCTCAACATAACTATTGATGAATACAGAAAGAATTTGTCATTTGAGTCTACAGTGATTGACATTCCCAGGGATGATAAAGGCGAAATCGACTCAACTTACTACTGCTACTGCTATAAGTATGATAAGGACTTCCCGGACGACGAAATCAAACGCTGTTACGTTCCAACTAAGTACTGCCCTATGGACAACAGATTTGTGAAGCTTTTGAGAGCATCCTCACTTGACAGTCTGTACCCAGCCTATTCTAAGATGATGACACCACAACAGGAAGAGTACCCTGACACTGACTATTGCAGTGTCATTTTTACAGAATCCCCTTCCGACTCAGATTCTGAAGATATTTCTGAGCAAATTGAACTGTCATTCAGGAAAACATTTGACCGACTCTCATCCATCAAGTGTGACTACGAGGACCCTAACTATCGCAGCATTAATTTCACTGAGATTAGGAAGTCTGAAAGCACCCAAGATGACCCAAACCTCAACAATGAACTTGAAAATGCATCCAAAAATGACCAACTATCATCAAATGTTATTGGGAAGATGGGTAAGATGGTGAGAATTCGTAATAAAGTTTGTTTTACTGAAAACCCTCCAGTGCATCCTACCGCTTTTACTTACCCCGACTTTGTTAGGTTTAACTGTCCTTTCATTAACCCTGTTAACACAAACTATCCTAagttttacaaaaattCCGTTCCTTTTCTCAATGCCCGGAGTAACTCTCTTTCCCTTTGTCTTTTCTACTACTCAATTCTTTCAGGGTCACTCATATCTACAGAGTTGCTTGATCAGGTCATGCAACACAACAACGAGGACAATTCCTTTCTAAATCGCATCTTTGCAG GATTGTTTAAACCTACATTTTCACTTGGGTTTCAAAAGTTTACGTTTCTGGACActgataataatgtttacCAGGGCTTCGGCCATTCTGACGTTTCAGGCTCAGTTGTTTTTGGAGTTCCCGGTTTAAATCTGTGCATTTCTATTTTCGTCTCAAACTGTGCAAGACAACAT gTTCTTTTCAAGGTCCTCCAATTTATTTTGAAACACTACGGTCTGAGGCTAATGGGCTACAATATTCTGGACTCGAACCTCTATAAGGCTCTGTCCCTCTTGTAA
- a CDS encoding Ring finger domain protein gives MTGSNHLMWKLKASTGPFNELNTVNLPCQVSVVREKLKVHFGLSESTHIDFVVYLESDPDVVLSDHYTLKPDSRVYTRRCTAEEASSLISEANSVFIPDDVEGETFGFEDEGDMDELFHIPESVPEGVNATGDKIDEEESRIRELIQQQKVHESGKPQVQLEYYKKMAQMPPQTYQSGFPLAGPGPTGFIPGSYDTTDTSYLSQNYICHMCGQKGHNIKDCTNMDGKRLSKKIRPSTGIPTDFLTPIPSSDVPKYEEVYILKDGSFAIMREIESVSGGAFFTKTVDQRIQTQLGISEKDSQALSKGFKCTICLCYFNNPVTTLCCGETFCLDCIIGKKNPAFNTNIVCPTCRKSIKMTDLQSNTSLKKAVQSLILGNVDVLKNVNNEKETKMEPGKEEKVEKSCGINVERLKRQKLMVEKYLAKYRTYQNGA, from the exons ATGACAGGCTCGAATCACCTAATGTGGAAACTCAAGGCCAGCACAGGTCCATTTAACGAGTTAAACACGGTAAATCTGCCATGCCAAGTAAGTGTAGTAAGAGAGAAATTAAAAGTTCACTTTGGACTCTCAGAATCAACACATATCGACTTCGTAGTATACCTAGAATCTGATCCGGATGTTGTTTTGTCAGACCATTATACACTAAAACCAGACTCTAGAGTGTATACAAGAAGGTGCACAGCTGAAGAAGCATCATCACTGATTTCAGAAGCCAATTCGGTGTTCATACCAGATGACGTAGAAGGAGAAACATTTGGGTTTGAAGATGAAGGGGATATGGACGAGCTATTCCACATACCAGAATCTGTACCTGAGGGTGTAAACGCCACAGGTGACAAGATCGATGAGGAAGAGTCGAGAATTAGAGAGCTAATTCAACAACAAAAGGTGCATGAAAGTGGAAAACCACAAGTTCAACTTGAATATTACAAAAAGATGGCTCAAATGCCTCCACAAACCTATCAATCAGGTTTTCCTCTAGCAGGGCCTGGTCCTACGGGGTTTATTCCAGGCTCATATGATACCACTGACACTAGTTATTTAAGCCAGAACTACATCTGTCACATGTGTGGACAAAAAGGTCATAATATAAAGGACTGCACTAATATGGATGGTAAGCGTCTTTCGAAGAAAATAAGACCGTCCACTGGAATACCGACAGACTTTCTGACTCCAATACCTTCATCGGATGTTCCAAAATACGAAGAAGTTTACATTCtaaaag atGGTTCATTTGCAATTATGCGGGAAATCGAGTCAGTCTCAGGAGGCGCTTTCTTTACCAAGACAGTAGATCAGAGAATACAAACACAGCTTGGAATAAGTGAAAAAGACTCACAAGCACTATCTAAGGGATTCAAGTGTACTATATGTTTATGCTACTTCAATAACCCAGTAACTACACTGTGCTGCGGAGAAACTTTCTGCCTTGATTGCATAATAGGGAAGAAGAATCCCGCTTTCAACACTAACATTGTTTGTCCCACATGTAGAAAATCCATTAAGATGACTGATCTACAATCTAACACCTCACTGAAAAAGGCAGTTCAGTCGCTCATACTTGGAAACGTTGATGTATTAAAGAACGTTAACAATGAAAAAGAAACTAAAATGGAGCCAGgaaaag AGGAAAAGGTAGAAAAATCATGTGGGATCAACGTAGAAAGATTAAAGAG GCAGAAGTTAATGGTTGAAAAATATCTAGCAAAGTATCGCACATATCAAAATGGAGCTTAG
- a CDS encoding Thioredoxin family protein, translating to MAWSTRIAVINLLVILFSSINLTVARQHVDPMQHDLQVVNSKTFTTNVQLARQTNVVGAYFYSTGDTNLTSTINELNSVAKELKGMITVVAVNCTDHSLKSLCKSELGEEYSTPAFKVYPKLPMPPFDFKKPLVKEDVKRELLKHLPSNVERVEIGMLAHFMTKHELMPKVLLFSDKEHPSYVYKALSNAFHKKLLLGFVDANKHPDLKKEYGVKSLPAMVVIKPNGKPQKYKGEFKYLPMFEWLNVNAEAFLLGGGYSDKGDPAKAKPWKFDKVPKLNFLSHKDICFNKNQGFCIIYLTDSELKPGEKEMLVHLSEKYTGQIHGKWMWMNLSEEKEFAELFEAVKVLPSAVVFNPKKRLRYFLHDGNTSVTKSSMERMLEKILGGDARFTPVNGDLPKFNTDDLLTTEEL from the exons aTGGCTTGGTCAACTAGGATTGCTgtcattaatttattagtcATATTATTCTCATCTATTAATCTAACAGTAGCAAGACAACATGTTGACCCAATGCAGCACGATTTACAAGTTGTAAATTCAAAAACATTTACAACGAATGTTCAACTGGCTCGCCAAACAAATGTAGTAGGAGCATATTTCTATTCAACAGGAGACACTAACCTAACCTCAACAATAAATGAGTTAAACTCAGTAGCTAAGGAATTGAAAGGGATGATTACGGTTGTCGCAGTTAATTGTACTGACCATTCACTGAAGAGTCTATGTAAAAGTGAACTTGGAGAAGAATACTCAACACCGGCATTCAAGGTTTATCCAAAATTACCGATGCCTCCATTTGACTTCAAG AAACCACTTGTTAAAGAAGACGTGAAGAGAGAGCTTTTAAAACACCTGCCATCTAATGTGGAGAGGGTAGAGATTGGAATGTTGGCGCACTTCATGACTAAGCATGAATTAATGCCTAAGGTTCTGTTATTTTCTGACAAGGAGCATCCTTCATATGTGTACAAGGCACTTAGCAATGCTTTCCAT aaaaaatTGTTGCTGGGATTTGTTGACGCTAACAAGCACCCAGATTTAAAGAAGGAATACGGTGTTAAGAGTTTGCCAGCGATGGTTGTCATTAAACCAAATGGAAAACCCCAAAAGTATAAAGGAGAGTTCAAGTACCTCCCAATGTTCGAGTGGCTGAACGTAAATGCAGAAGCTTTCTTACTCGGAGGAGGGTATTCTGATAAAGGAGACCCGGCAAAAGCTAAACCATGGAAATTCGATAAAGTACCAAAATTGAATTTCCTCTCCCATAAAGATATTTGTTTCAACAAAAATCAG GGATTCTGTATCATTTATCTGACTGATTCAGAATTAAAACCGGGAGAGAAGGAGATGTTGGTACATTTGAGTGAAAAATACACGGGACAAATTCATGGAAAGTGGATGTGGATGAACCTGTCGGAGGAGAAAGAATTTGCGGAACTTTTCGAAGCTGTAAAGGTTCTACCCTCGGCAGTAGTGTTTAACCCGAAAAAGAGACTGAGGTACTTCCTCCACGACGGGAATACATCAGTAACGAAGAGTTCAATGGAAAGAATGCTGGAAAAAATACTAGGCGGAGACGCAAGATTCACACCAGTAAACGGAGATCTCCCCAAATTCAATACAGATGATCTTTTAACCACAGAAgaattgtaa
- the CEG1 gene encoding mRNA capping enzyme catalytic domain protein — MYDLRKNKSPLPGTPVESSENKDRVLRKVRELCGWSRPSFPGSQPTSLCRESISLLLRNDYVVCEKSDGVRALLLSASGSIFLIGRLEEVHEIKMKLPVRGNLSQSQQLTLLDGEVVMDENIEDNSVSYRYLCYDGICIQRKSLNKMNLMERLAFVYTHVIVPLRMAGIYSSTPNKPTDGTDNSEAYDKLEIYLKDFFDITQIKHINNISVKLPHISDGLIFTPVNIPYSPGTCKSLLKWKPPHLNTVDFGVDVLYDDIKRPRLVQLFVSDSGTRVFYNEFLAPYGDVYKKIMEVALTDQITQIIVECSWITDSRIYTFIPNLRNPKADIKQRSTQSLTEGKIDYDFDNGTWIEGGWYAERIREDKNLPNHISVVKSVKSSIEDDITFEMLVEEVEIFKKNGKIPLYKKSLLPQKYEVL, encoded by the exons atgtatgATTTACGTAAAAATAAGTCCCCTTTACCGGGAACGCCTGTAGAATCCTCAGAAAATAAAGATCGAGTACTTCGAAAAGTTAGAGAATTATGCGGATGGAGTCGTCCTTCATTTCCTGGATCCCAACCGACCTCTCTTTGCAg AGAATCAATATCGCTGTTGCTAAGGAATGACTATGTAGTATGTGAAAAGTCAGATGGAGTTAGAGCTTTACTCTTATCCGCCTCTGGATCTATTTTCTTGATAGGAAGATTGGAGGAAGTTCATGAAATTAAGATGAAATTACCCGTGAGGGGGAATTTATCGCAATCGCAACAGTTGACATTGCTAGATGGAGAAGTCGTTATG GATGAAAACATTGAAGATAATTCTGTATCATATAGATACCTTTGTTATGATGGAATTTGTATACAAAGGAAATCTTTGAACAAGATGAACCTTATGGAGAGACTAGCTTTTGTTTACACTCATGTTATAGTCCCGTTGAGAATGGCTGGGATATATTCATCTACACCTAACAAGCCTACTGATGGCACTGATAACTCAGAAGCATATGATAAACTTGAAATTTACTTGAAAGATTTCTTCGACATAACTCAAATTAAACATATAAATAACATATCAGTAAAATTACCACACATATCGGATGGACTAATATTTACTCCAGTTAACATACCTTATTCACCAGGAACATGTAAATCGCTTCTAAAGTGGAAACCTCCACATCTCAACACT GTTGATTTCGGGGTTGATGTATTATACGATGATATTAAAAGACCGAGATTGGTGCAACTTTTCGTATCAGATTCT GGAACAAGGGTATTTTATAACGAATTTCTGGCTCCATACGGAGATGTGTACAAGAAGATCATGGAAGTTGCACT GACCGACCAAATAACACAAATCATAGTCGAATGCTCTTGGATAACAGATTCTAGAATTTATACTTTCATACCAAATTTAAGAAACCCTAAGGCTGACATTAAACAAAGATCTACGCAGAGTTTAACAGAGGGGAAAATAGATTATGATTTTGATAACGGAACATGGATAGAAGGAGGTTGGTATGCGGAAAGGATAAGAGAGGATAAAAACCTACCAAACCATATATCTGTAGTAAAAAGTGTTAAGTCCAGCATAGAAGATGACATAACATTTGAGATGTTGGTTGAGGAGGTAGAAATATTTAAGAAAAATGGGAAAATACCATTATACAAAAAGAGCCTGTTGCCGCAAAAGTACGAAGTcttgtaa